The following proteins are co-located in the Halarcobacter sp. genome:
- a CDS encoding prepilin-type N-terminal cleavage/methylation domain-containing protein encodes MKKSFTLLEVVISITIFMIIITFIYKALDDTKLENEKFESYISKSENTIDIYKIVAEDIAEMYADVDLAEDKNKNSIMLFKSTNSFNDVYYENITYMLASNNKLVRIESKDKFKKQESDLTFYDNAYVDVLLEDVKNFNIIKKDKKFVFIIELNDGKKIMFPTFKMRG; translated from the coding sequence TTGAAAAAATCATTTACACTTTTGGAAGTAGTGATATCTATCACTATTTTTATGATAATAATTACTTTTATATACAAAGCATTAGATGATACAAAATTAGAAAATGAAAAATTTGAAAGCTATATATCAAAAAGTGAAAATACTATTGATATTTATAAAATTGTAGCTGAAGATATAGCTGAAATGTATGCTGATGTAGATTTAGCAGAAGATAAAAATAAAAATAGCATTATGCTATTTAAAAGCACTAATAGTTTTAATGATGTATATTATGAAAACATAACTTATATGCTGGCATCAAATAATAAACTTGTGAGAATTGAAAGTAAAGATAAATTTAAAAAACAAGAGAGTGATTTGACATTTTATGATAATGCTTATGTTGATGTATTACTTGAAGATGTAAAAAATTTTAATATTATAAAAAAAGATAAAAAATTTGTTTTTATAATTGAATTAAATGATGGAAAGAAAATTATGTTTCCTACTTTTAAAATGAGAGGATAA
- a CDS encoding GspE/PulE family protein: MNIEEIHDINLQPFEDIENSVIALKNYVLFTTVDNEIVIALSAEHMSISFDYLSKYDYSYEIIFLDEISFEKLYNKFLEIKTDKEMSAIQQEQEDATLDDEDFSVSEFLKVGSDILTSEESAPIIKFVNSLFYQAIKKKASDIHIEMHEQKSEVRYRIDGVLNKHIELDKNIMSLVISRIKVISNLDISEKRIPQDGRTQIKIAGKTLDIRVSVLPTFYGERVVMRILMQSDELLNLKELGFPSYITKELAKTVKNSYGMVLVTGPTGSGKSTTLHSLLHQVVSEEKNIITVEDPVEYKSNDFSQIQVNNKVGLTFASGLRSILRQDPDIIMLGEIRDSETASISIQAALTGHLLFSTLHTNRAPAAITRLIDMGVEKFLISSSLLAVLAQRLVRKLCDDCKIEDESNASHKLFGLKKSDKIYKSVGCKSCNFTGYSGRVAIGELFVISEDIKEYLKGEVDDNTLMKLAIENGMLPLNEQLKLMLIDGETSVDEAVRIGIK; the protein is encoded by the coding sequence ATGAATATAGAAGAGATACATGATATAAATCTTCAACCCTTTGAAGATATTGAAAACTCTGTTATTGCTCTAAAAAACTATGTACTTTTTACAACAGTAGACAATGAAATTGTTATAGCATTGTCAGCTGAACACATGAGTATATCTTTTGATTATTTGTCAAAGTATGATTATAGTTATGAAATAATTTTTTTAGATGAGATCTCTTTTGAAAAACTATATAACAAGTTTTTAGAGATAAAAACAGATAAAGAGATGAGTGCTATCCAACAAGAACAAGAGGATGCTACTTTAGATGATGAAGATTTTTCTGTTAGTGAGTTTTTAAAAGTTGGTAGTGATATTTTAACTTCTGAAGAGTCTGCACCTATTATTAAATTTGTTAATTCACTTTTTTATCAAGCAATAAAGAAAAAAGCTTCAGATATACATATTGAGATGCATGAACAAAAATCTGAAGTTAGATATAGAATAGATGGTGTTCTTAATAAACATATTGAACTTGATAAAAATATCATGTCTCTTGTAATCTCAAGAATAAAAGTTATTTCGAACTTGGATATTAGTGAAAAAAGAATTCCTCAAGATGGGAGAACACAAATTAAAATAGCAGGAAAGACTTTAGATATAAGGGTTTCTGTATTACCAACTTTTTATGGGGAAAGAGTTGTTATGAGAATCCTTATGCAAAGTGATGAACTTTTAAATTTAAAAGAGTTAGGATTCCCTTCATATATTACAAAAGAGTTAGCTAAAACAGTGAAAAATTCTTATGGAATGGTTTTAGTAACTGGACCAACAGGTAGTGGTAAATCTACCACCTTACACTCATTATTACATCAAGTTGTTAGTGAAGAAAAAAATATCATTACAGTTGAGGATCCAGTTGAGTATAAATCAAATGATTTCTCACAAATTCAAGTTAATAACAAAGTAGGGCTTACCTTTGCCTCAGGATTAAGATCAATTTTAAGACAAGATCCTGATATCATTATGTTAGGGGAGATTAGAGATAGTGAAACAGCTTCAATCTCTATTCAAGCAGCTTTAACAGGACATTTACTTTTTTCTACATTACATACAAACAGAGCACCAGCAGCTATTACTAGACTTATAGATATGGGAGTTGAAAAGTTTTTAATATCATCTTCTTTATTAGCCGTATTAGCTCAAAGACTTGTTAGAAAACTTTGTGATGATTGTAAAATTGAAGATGAATCAAATGCATCCCATAAACTTTTTGGACTTAAAAAAAGTGATAAAATTTATAAAAGTGTAGGTTGTAAATCTTGTAACTTTACAGGGTATAGTGGTCGGGTTGCAATTGGCGAGTTATTTGTAATAAGTGAAGATATTAAAGAGTATTTAAAAGGTGAAGTTGATGATAATACTCTTATGAAATTAGCTATTGAAAACGGAATGCTTCCTTTAAATGAACAATTAAAATTGATGTTGATTGATGGAGAAACTTCTGTTGATGAAGCAGTAAGAATAGGAATAAAGTAG
- the gspD gene encoding type II secretion system secretin GspD, translated as MRLIKVGILVLLLSVFSLANEKININFKDLKIMDLVKITSKIINKNILVTQDIKGNVDFISNKPVSKDELIKILIYVLEEKGFTLVTNDNMLRIVKLNVSAKSNVPVITSKQKHNYNQIVTEIFKVDSSNVDYIASKIRHLISRDAKLVSNKEANTIVLTDFMDNIKTVKKIVNIMTIGSKRTMEIVELKNIQATDAKKNLDLISKAIFNQTVNVEKVDIVSNKETNSLVIIGKKENVKYLKKYIIKMDSKESLVKRIVEVYPLKNVEAKNVTKIIEDIIGKKKFLDQNDKPLSSVDEETNSIVLMGPSDEVDYIKDILDKLDKEKPQVYVEAKIIELNDNLLNEIGIQYGILGGSSGSDGLATFASSLNGGSALSFTPGDIGLEIPDITEGLALGASISLLNQDGALDIVSEPSILAINNKESSIYVGETISIKTSQTTTDGGNTNENYQREDVGLTLKVKPRVSNDNKVTLEINTILEDVKTTETSSGNADTSKKEVETTAIVNNGESVIIGGLIQDKEESTENKVPLLGDIPLLGELFKHDKTNYSKKNLVIIVTPYIVPKSKDLSYVRNQLAGLKALEDRYLKKSLIRLKKKKIEKMKEEEKYKEQMDELDEELNSMKKIPSISANKKLVNKYFGN; from the coding sequence ATGAGATTAATTAAAGTAGGTATATTAGTATTGTTGTTGTCAGTTTTTTCATTAGCTAATGAAAAAATAAATATAAATTTTAAAGATCTAAAAATTATGGATTTAGTAAAAATCACATCCAAAATTATTAACAAAAATATTTTAGTTACTCAAGATATAAAAGGAAATGTAGATTTTATATCAAATAAGCCTGTTTCGAAAGATGAATTGATAAAAATATTAATATATGTACTTGAAGAAAAAGGTTTTACTCTTGTAACAAATGACAATATGTTAAGAATAGTTAAACTAAATGTAAGTGCTAAAAGTAATGTACCTGTTATAACTTCAAAACAAAAACACAATTATAATCAAATTGTTACAGAAATATTTAAAGTAGATAGTTCAAATGTAGATTATATTGCTTCAAAAATAAGACATTTAATTTCTAGAGATGCAAAGTTAGTATCAAATAAAGAAGCAAATACTATTGTATTAACTGATTTTATGGATAATATTAAAACAGTTAAAAAAATAGTAAATATAATGACTATTGGTTCTAAACGAACTATGGAAATTGTAGAGTTAAAAAATATTCAAGCTACTGATGCAAAAAAGAATTTAGACTTAATATCAAAAGCAATTTTTAATCAAACAGTAAATGTAGAAAAAGTTGATATTGTATCAAATAAAGAAACAAATTCTTTGGTAATTATAGGTAAAAAAGAAAATGTAAAATATCTTAAAAAATATATTATAAAAATGGATTCAAAAGAATCTTTGGTTAAAAGAATAGTTGAAGTTTATCCTCTAAAAAATGTAGAAGCAAAAAATGTAACAAAAATAATTGAAGATATAATAGGGAAAAAGAAATTTTTAGATCAAAATGATAAACCCCTATCTTCTGTTGATGAAGAAACAAACTCTATAGTTTTAATGGGTCCTAGTGATGAGGTTGATTATATAAAAGATATACTTGATAAACTTGATAAGGAAAAACCACAAGTTTATGTGGAAGCTAAGATTATTGAGTTAAATGATAACTTGCTAAATGAGATAGGTATTCAATATGGTATTTTAGGTGGTAGTTCAGGAAGTGATGGATTAGCTACTTTTGCCTCTTCTTTAAATGGTGGAAGTGCCTTATCTTTTACTCCAGGGGATATAGGCTTAGAGATACCAGATATTACTGAAGGTTTAGCTTTAGGTGCTTCAATCTCCCTTCTAAATCAAGATGGTGCTTTAGATATAGTTTCAGAACCATCAATTTTAGCTATAAACAATAAAGAGAGTTCAATTTATGTAGGTGAAACAATATCTATAAAAACTTCACAAACAACAACTGATGGTGGAAATACAAACGAAAATTACCAAAGGGAAGATGTTGGACTTACGCTAAAAGTAAAGCCAAGAGTTTCAAATGATAATAAGGTTACATTGGAGATAAATACAATCTTAGAAGATGTTAAAACCACAGAAACATCAAGTGGTAATGCCGATACATCAAAAAAAGAGGTAGAAACTACCGCTATTGTTAATAATGGTGAGAGTGTAATTATTGGGGGACTTATTCAAGATAAAGAAGAATCAACTGAAAATAAAGTTCCTCTTTTGGGTGATATACCTTTATTAGGTGAACTATTTAAACACGATAAAACAAATTATTCTAAAAAGAATTTAGTGATTATTGTAACTCCGTATATTGTTCCAAAATCAAAAGATCTATCATATGTAAGAAATCAGTTAGCTGGATTAAAAGCTTTGGAGGATAGATACTTAAAAAAATCATTAATTAGATTAAAAAAGAAAAAAATAGAAAAAATGAAAGAGGAAGAAAAGTATAAAGAGCAGATGGATGAACTAGATGAAGAGTTAAACTCAATGAAAAAGATTCCATCTATTTCAGCAAATAAAAAATTAGTTAATAAATATTTTGGTAATTAA
- a CDS encoding site-2 protease family protein, producing the protein MNLNFNKILKTIFPYIYIALAAYIISTIIFLFLPKNGVDFEDVSLNQLEYKNYSGFYSSNGVVINNRLKNRANKSLDSLSKYILKAIYSTSSNSGWIIIESKSSKDTTILQQLEEFNGYTLTKLYKKYVIFEKNSKEYKLELPKEENLTYKIENNNSIKENIVVKEGNVVVQRDYLNTYVNDLGKVWKNIAIQEIRENGKIDGFKINGVNKNSVFEKLGLKKNDIIKSINGNILKSYADAFKIYNGINKLNYLRLEVLRNNEVVELNYEIN; encoded by the coding sequence ATGAATTTAAATTTTAATAAGATTTTAAAAACAATATTTCCATACATATATATAGCTTTAGCTGCATATATAATATCTACTATAATTTTTCTTTTTTTACCAAAAAATGGTGTAGATTTTGAAGATGTATCTTTAAATCAACTAGAGTATAAAAATTATAGTGGTTTTTATTCATCAAATGGTGTAGTTATTAATAATAGGCTTAAAAATAGAGCTAATAAAAGTTTAGATTCACTTTCAAAATATATTTTAAAAGCTATTTATTCTACATCAAGTAATTCTGGATGGATAATAATAGAGAGTAAATCATCTAAAGATACAACTATTTTACAACAGCTTGAAGAGTTTAATGGATATACTTTGACAAAGTTATACAAAAAATATGTAATATTTGAAAAAAACTCAAAAGAATATAAATTAGAATTACCAAAAGAAGAGAATCTTACATATAAAATTGAAAACAATAATTCAATAAAAGAAAATATTGTTGTAAAAGAGGGGAATGTTGTAGTTCAAAGAGATTATTTAAATACATATGTAAATGATTTAGGAAAAGTTTGGAAAAATATTGCAATACAAGAGATAAGGGAAAATGGGAAAATTGATGGTTTTAAAATAAATGGAGTTAATAAAAATTCAGTTTTTGAAAAACTAGGTTTAAAAAAGAATGATATTATAAAATCAATAAATGGAAATATCCTTAAATCTTATGCTGATGCATTTAAAATATATAATGGAATAAATAAGTTAAATTATTTAAGATTAGAAGTTTTAAGGAACAATGAGGTTGTGGAGTTAAATTATGAGATTAATTAA
- a CDS encoding prepilin-type N-terminal cleavage/methylation domain-containing protein, translating to MKKSFSLMEVIIATALLSVVMVSLYKIQGNSIFLLEKSNESKKSIDFLSLAMDTKTYSKRNKNIYLDKYFNIQNDDIRKEFKKIKIKVEDEIIGHDENRFENITIRRNYYKTSYSFNKGIKKTIYRFGIEL from the coding sequence ATGAAAAAGTCTTTTTCCTTAATGGAAGTGATAATAGCTACTGCATTACTATCTGTTGTTATGGTATCTTTATATAAAATACAAGGCAATAGTATTTTTTTACTTGAAAAATCAAATGAGAGTAAAAAATCAATTGATTTCTTGTCACTAGCTATGGATACAAAAACTTATTCAAAAAGAAATAAAAACATATATTTGGACAAATATTTTAATATACAAAATGATGATATTAGAAAAGAATTTAAAAAGATAAAAATCAAAGTTGAAGATGAAATAATAGGGCATGATGAAAATCGTTTTGAAAATATTACAATAAGAAGAAACTATTATAAAACATCTTATAGTTTTAATAAAGGGATAAAAAAAACTATATATAGATTTGGGATAGAGCTTTGA